The following are encoded together in the Hyalangium ruber genome:
- the mutM gene encoding bifunctional DNA-formamidopyrimidine glycosylase/DNA-(apurinic or apyrimidinic site) lyase produces the protein MPELPEVEIARRNLARWFQDHRVLRAEADATRVFRGARRAKFSELTGRVEALDRKGKYLLLTFEGGRGLLAHLGMTGKFVRRPEGHVEPYSRARFHLDDGFVIHLRDPRLFGRMEPAPAERLRQLEAVKLLGRDPLVDGLTAEQLKEEVGSSRQDIKVALMDQERIAGLGNIYAAEALFRAGIHPARKPSTLKPAEWEALTQAIHETFATALAEEQGEEPIYLEERTSENPFLVYGRAGGPCSKCGARVESFPQGGRTTHSCPKCQPKGGRVRKRSTPPPRR, from the coding sequence ATGCCTGAGCTCCCTGAGGTAGAGATCGCCAGACGCAACCTGGCACGTTGGTTTCAGGACCACCGCGTGCTAAGGGCCGAGGCGGACGCCACCCGTGTCTTCCGGGGGGCCCGGCGCGCGAAGTTCTCCGAGCTGACGGGGCGCGTCGAGGCGCTGGATCGCAAGGGCAAATACCTGCTGCTCACCTTCGAGGGAGGGCGTGGGCTGCTGGCCCACCTGGGCATGACGGGCAAGTTCGTCCGGCGCCCGGAGGGGCACGTGGAGCCCTACAGCCGCGCCCGCTTCCACCTGGATGATGGCTTCGTCATCCACCTGAGGGACCCCCGCCTCTTCGGGCGCATGGAGCCCGCTCCCGCCGAGCGCCTGCGCCAGCTGGAGGCCGTGAAGCTCCTGGGGAGGGACCCGCTGGTGGACGGGCTCACCGCGGAGCAGTTGAAGGAGGAGGTGGGGAGTTCGCGGCAGGACATCAAGGTGGCGCTGATGGACCAGGAGCGCATCGCCGGCCTGGGCAACATCTACGCCGCCGAGGCGCTCTTCCGCGCGGGTATTCACCCAGCGCGAAAGCCCTCCACCCTCAAGCCCGCGGAGTGGGAGGCCCTCACCCAGGCCATCCACGAGACGTTCGCCACCGCCCTGGCGGAAGAGCAGGGCGAGGAGCCCATCTATCTGGAGGAGCGCACCTCGGAGAACCCGTTCCTGGTGTACGGGCGGGCCGGAGGCCCCTGCTCCAAGTGCGGCGCTCGGGTGGAATCCTTCCCCCAGGGGGGCCGTACCACCCACTCCTGTCCGAAGTGTCAACCCAAGGGGGGCAGGGTCCGGAAGCGCTCCACGCCCCCGCCCAGGCGTTGA
- a CDS encoding superoxide dismutase — MADKKYTPMQFGHLKGLKGISDAVLEVHFKLYEGYVNRTNKLTETLAGLAAKGEAAGTNPAYAEMTRRLGFEYNGMVLHEYYFGNLKPGGSGGTAPANLKKAMEESFGSFETWLADFRAIATMPGIGWAVTFQDPRTGWLSNHWITLHETNNIAGYMPIIVLDAWEHAFVPDYKANERAKYVDAYFSNIDYDAAEARLKK, encoded by the coding sequence ATGGCCGACAAGAAGTACACGCCGATGCAGTTCGGACACCTCAAGGGGCTCAAGGGCATCAGCGACGCGGTGCTCGAGGTGCATTTCAAGCTGTACGAGGGCTACGTCAACCGGACCAACAAGCTGACCGAGACGCTCGCGGGGCTGGCCGCCAAGGGTGAGGCGGCGGGCACCAACCCGGCTTACGCGGAGATGACCCGCCGGTTGGGCTTCGAGTACAACGGCATGGTCCTGCACGAGTACTACTTCGGCAACCTGAAGCCGGGTGGCAGCGGTGGCACCGCGCCGGCGAACCTGAAGAAGGCGATGGAGGAGAGCTTCGGCTCCTTCGAGACGTGGCTGGCGGACTTCCGCGCCATCGCGACCATGCCGGGCATCGGCTGGGCGGTGACGTTCCAGGATCCGCGCACCGGGTGGCTGTCCAACCACTGGATCACCCTGCACGAGACGAACAACATCGCCGGCTACATGCCCATCATCGTCCTGGACGCGTGGGAGCACGCCTTCGTGCCGGACTACAAGGCCAACGAGCGCGCCAAGTACGTGGACGCCTACTTCTCCAACATCGACTACGACGCGGCCGAGGCCCGGCTGAAGAAGTAG